One region of Streptomyces rishiriensis genomic DNA includes:
- a CDS encoding MurR/RpiR family transcriptional regulator has protein sequence MPSPQQARAQASAITSGRTGPETEVSPTSRLRALFDGPHLSPGQRRIAQYLIEHITEAAFLSITDLADRVGVSQPSVTRFAAAVGFSGYPALRERLQSIALGALAGGPAAAEVNRSNELQAAVEAEIENLENLRRDFADPDRVIDVGRKLSQSTPLTVLGLRISVSLAEYFAYAARRVHPDVRLVTRGGSVAYDALLQSREAGGTWVLAFSMPRHAQETLTAVRVARSAGLKVALITDLALGPVADEADATFATGTGSRLVFDSYAAPGVMAAALLQAMTDAGPERTQARLEEYEQIAEQHQFFLRE, from the coding sequence GTGCCATCGCCGCAGCAGGCACGCGCACAGGCATCCGCGATCACCTCGGGCAGAACCGGTCCGGAGACGGAGGTGTCCCCGACCTCCCGGCTCAGGGCGCTCTTCGACGGACCCCATCTGTCGCCGGGGCAACGGCGCATCGCCCAGTATCTGATCGAGCACATCACCGAGGCGGCGTTCCTGTCGATCACCGACCTCGCGGACCGCGTCGGGGTCAGCCAGCCCTCGGTGACCCGGTTCGCCGCGGCGGTCGGCTTCAGCGGTTATCCCGCGCTGCGGGAGAGGCTCCAGTCGATCGCGCTGGGCGCCCTGGCCGGCGGTCCGGCGGCGGCCGAGGTGAACCGGAGCAACGAGCTCCAGGCGGCGGTCGAGGCGGAGATCGAGAACCTGGAGAACCTGCGGCGCGACTTCGCCGACCCCGACCGGGTCATCGACGTGGGCCGCAAGCTGTCGCAGTCGACTCCGCTGACCGTCCTGGGGCTGCGGATCTCCGTCTCGCTCGCCGAGTACTTCGCCTACGCCGCCCGCCGGGTCCACCCGGACGTACGGCTGGTCACCCGGGGAGGCAGCGTCGCCTACGACGCGCTGCTGCAGTCCCGGGAGGCGGGCGGGACCTGGGTGCTGGCGTTCTCGATGCCCCGGCACGCGCAGGAGACTCTGACCGCCGTACGGGTCGCGCGCAGCGCCGGTCTCAAGGTGGCGCTGATCACCGACCTGGCGCTGGGGCCGGTGGCCGACGAGGCCGACGCCACCTTCGCCACCGGCACCGGCTCCCGGCTGGTCTTCGACTCCTACGCCGCCCCCGGGGTGATGGCCGCGGCCCTGCTTCAGGCCATGACCGACGCGGGACCCGAGCGCACCCAGGCGCGGCTCGAGGAGTACGAGCAGATCGCCGAGCAGCACCAGTTCTTCCTGCGTGAGTGA